Proteins from a genomic interval of Trifolium pratense cultivar HEN17-A07 linkage group LG6, ARS_RC_1.1, whole genome shotgun sequence:
- the LOC123890630 gene encoding sister-chromatid cohesion protein 3 translates to MEDPPPPPAPPSEASTRRPKRGRPPKQPLKEIDTDDEQVERESSPDDFDEEPPIPKSKRNRTAEGTASASATLKPTDQTLIEAIKGNGKLIPRVVKLWVESYEKDPTSAMVELLTMLFEACGAKYHDKSDLMHEIDVDDVIVALVKCAQLGELKDYQSSKKKEFKNFKENLESFWDSLVRECQHGPLFDQVLFDKCMDYIIALSCTPPRVFRQVASLMGLSLVTSYITIANMLGVQRETTRRQLDAEKKKKTEGPRMESLNKRFSDMHEKITLLEEMMRKIFTGLFVHRYRDVDPNIRMSCIESLGAWILSYPSLFLQDLYLKYLGWTLNDQNAGVRKASIRALQNLYETDDNIPTLGLFTERFSGRMTELADDIDVAVAVQAIGLVKQLFRHQLIAEDDLGHLYDLLIDDPPEIRHATGALVYDHLIAQKFNSSQSGSKGENDNSSKVHLDRMLRILEELPPNPIMTIYVIDDVWDYMKAIKDWKCMISMLLDENSSMSDKGATNLVQLLCASVKKAIGERIVPAVDNRKQYHSKAQKEVFENNKQDITVAMMKNYPLLLRKFISDKAKVSLLVEIVLSMKLELYSMKRQEQNFKNVLQLMKEAFFKHGDKDPLRACVKAIHFCCTESQGELQDFARNKLKELEDEIIAKLKSAIREVVDGGDEYSLLVNLRRLYELQLSRYVPIDNLYEEIVMVLRDFRNMEDEVVGLLLQNMYFHLAWSVQSIIDGESVSAASLNSIVSKRDTLLQELVYFVNLATESNEGGKGGSELAGRVCIVLPETWCLLKMEKYRKTELERLGYQPNADVVQKFWELCQQQLNVSDEVEDDDVNKDVTKEYSEETNKCAVLLAACKLIASNIVPKDYLAPEVISHFVMHGAHVADIIKHLITFLKKREDDWSAIFLEALKKAYHWHTVDSSGNEDISSENSFLECKNLAVELSGTFIGAARNKHMSDILKLVKDGIEYAFVDAPKQLSFLEAAVVHFVPKLPASDVLKIKNDVEKRTENVNKDENPSGWRPYCTFVEVLREKCAKSEVVQDEKEGVSVKRRGRPRKMQNMAGKKLFNDHSSSEDDDSISSSEEEDEDAPLIHSIRRSSKLRSLGLSREGSKGQTKTGNSVGAVDNISASRTSGASN, encoded by the exons ATGGAAGATCCTCCTCCACCTCCGGCACCACCGTCCGAAGCATCAACTCGTCGTCCC AAGAGAGGTAGACCTCCGAAGCAACCTCTCAAGGAAATCGACACCGACGATGAGCAAGTGGAACGAGAGAGTTCGCCTGATGATTTCGATGAAGAACCTCCGATTCCGAAATCTAAACGAAATCGCACTGCCGAAGGAACTGCTAGCGCTAGTGCCACGCTTAAACCTACCGATCAGACTTTGATTG AGGCGATAAAAGGTAATGGCAAACTTATTCCTCGTGTGGTCAAACTTTGGGTTGAAAGCTATGAAAAGGATCCAACATCTGCAATGGTTGAACTCTTGACAATGCTGTTTGAG GCATGTGGAGCCAAGTATCACGACAAAAGTGATCTCATGCATGAGATTGATGTTGACGATGTTATCGTTGCTCTGGTCAAGTGTGCCCAATTG GGTGAACTTAAAGATTATCAAAGTTCCAAAAAGAAGGAGTTTAAAAACTTCAAAGAGAATCTAGAATCATTCTGGGATAGTTTGGTCCGTGAATGTCAGCATGGACCATTGTTTGACCAGGTTTTATTTGACAAGTGCATGGACTACATCATTGCACTTTCATG CACCCCTCCAAGAGTTTTTCGTCAAGTTGCTTCGCTGATGGGTCTTTCATTGGTCACATCATATATAACTATTGCTAATATGCTTGGTGTACAAAGAGAGACTACTCGTAGACAATTGGATgctgaaaagaagaaaaaaaccgAGGGACCTCGGATGGAGTCACTAAATAAAAGGTTTTCGGATATGCATGAGAAAATAACATTGTTGGAAGAGATGATGCGCAAGATATTTACTGG GTTATTTGTGCATCGCTACAGAGACGTTGATCCCAACATTAGAATGTCATGCATTGAATCACTCGGTGCATGGATCCTGTCATACCCATCACTTTTTTTGCAGGATTTGTACTTGAAATATCTTGGGTGGACGCTGAATGACCAA AATGCTGGTGTAAGAAAGGCTTCAATAAGAGCACTGCAAAATCTTTATGAGACGGATGATAATATACCGACCCTTGGTTTGTTTACTGAGAGATTTTCTGGCCGGATGACTGAGCTTGCTGATGACATTGATGTTGCTGTGGCTGTTCAGGCCATAGGCCTTGTTAAACAACTGTTTAG ACATCAACTTATTGCTGAAGATGACTTGGGTCATTTGTATGATTTGCTGATTGATGATCCTCCAGAAATCAGGCATGCGACCGGAGCATTAGTATATGATCACCTGATTGCTCAGAAATTTAATAGCTCCCAATCAGGATCAAAAG GTGAAAATGACAATTCTTCTAAGGTCCATCTTGATAGAATGTTACGAATTCTGGAGGAGTTACCACCCAATCCAATTATGACAATTTATGTGATTGATGATGTGTGGGATTACATGAAAGCTATAAAG GATTGGAAGTGCATGATATCTATGCTCCTTGATGAAAATTCATCAATGTCTGACAAAGGTGCAACAAACTTGGTTCAACTCCTCTGTGCATCAGTGAAAAAGGCTATTGGAGAGAGGATTGTTCCTGCTGTTGATAACAGAAAGCAGTACCACAGCAAAGCCCAAAAA GAAgtatttgaaaataataaacagGATATAACTGTTGCCATGATGAAGAATTATCCATTACTCTTGAGGAAATTTATTTCGGATAAAGCTAAAGTGTCATTGCTGGTTGAGATTGTTTTGTCTATGAAGCTTGAGCTTTATTCGATGAAGAGGCAGGAACAG AATTTCAAAAATGTCCTCCAGCTTATGAAAGAGGCTTTTTTTAAGCATGGTGACAAGGACCCTCTGAGAGCTTGTGTGAAGGCAATTCATTTCTGTTGCACGGAAAGTCAAGGGGAATTGCAAGATTTTGCTCGAAATAAGCTAAAGGAACTTGAGGATGAAATTATTGCCAAGTTGAAATCTGCAATTAGAGAAGTAGTG GATGGGGGTGATGAATATTCTCTTCTTGTAAATCTGAGAAGGTTGTATGAACTCCAACTGTCTAGATACGTGCCTATTGATAACCTGTATGAAGAAATTGTAATGGTGCTGCGTGATTTTAGGAATATGGAGGATGAG GTTGTTGGTTTGCTGCTTCAGAACATGTATTTTCACCTGGCTTGGAGTGTGCAGTCCATAATAGATGGAGAGAGTGTTTCTGCTGCATCCTTAAATTCTATCGTGTCTAAGCGTGATACTTTATTACAAGAACTTGTATACTTTGTAAACTTGGCAACTGAAAGCAATGAAGGAGGTAAAGGTGGAAGTGAACTTGCTGGCAGA GTATGCATTGTGCTTCCAGAAACATGGTGCTTACTTAAGATGGAAAAGTATAGGAAGACAGAGCTGGAAAGATTGGGATATCAGCCTAATGCAGATGTGGTTCAGAAGTTCTGGGAACTTTGTCAACAACAGCTTAATGTTTCAG ATGAGGTAGAAGATGACGATGTAAACAAAGATGTAACCAAAGAATACTCAGAGGAGACAAATAAATGTGCTGTTTTATTGGCTGCTTGCAAGCTGATTGCTAGTAATATTGTCCCAAAG GATTATCTTGCTCCTGAGGTTATTTCTCATTTTGTAATGCATGGAGCACATGTGGCTGATATTATAAAACATCTGATCACATTTCTTAAGAAAAGAGAGGATGATTGGTCTGCCATTTTTCTTGAAGCACTTAAAAAG GCATACCATTGGCATACTGTCGATAGCTCTGGAAATGAAGATATTTCATCAGAAAACTCTTTCTTGGAATGTAAAAATCTAGCTGTTGAGCTTTCTGGAACTTTTATTGGTGCTGCCCGGAACAAGCACATGTCAGACATTTTAAAACTTGTCAAGGATGGTATTGAATATGCTTTTGTGGATGCGCCAAAACAATTGTCTTTTCTGGAAGCGGCAGTGGTCCATTTTGTGCCAAAACTCCCTGCATCAGATGTGTTGAAAAT TAAGAATGATGTCGAAAAGCGAACAGAAAATGTAAATAAAGATGAAAATCCCAGTGGCTGGCGTCCCTATTGCACATTTGTTGAGGTCTTACGGGAAAAATGTGCAAAGAGTGAAGTcgttcaag ATGAAAAAGAAGGGGTTTCTGTTAAGCGCCGGGGTCGTCCACGGAAAATGCAAAACATGGCAGGAAAGAAGCTTTTTAATGACCATAGCTCGAGTGAAGATGATGATTCCATTAGTTCATCCGAGGAGGAGGATGAAGACGCTCCTTTGATACATTCAATCAGGCGCTCATCAAAGTTAAGGTCGCTGGGACTTTCTAGGGAGGGAAGCAAAGGTCAGACAAAGACAGGGAATTCTGTGGGAGCTGTAGATAATATATCTGCTTCTAGAACATCAG GAGCTTCAAACTAG
- the LOC123890450 gene encoding NPL4-like protein 1 has product MMLRIRSRDGLERVKIDNPNTTTVSELKSIIEKQLRIPTHNQTLSINQNLLLAKSQQDLLRFTDMSNPNTPLTALNLSHGSILFLAYEGERNVPGPTAFSPAGSFGRKMTMDDLIAKQMRVSRQENPHCELVSFDRDCANAFQHYVNETLAFAVKRGGFMYGTVSEVGKVEVDFIYEPPQQGSEENLVFFRDPEEEKYVEAIAVGLGMRRVGFIFTQTVSQDKKDYTLSYREVLQAAEYHAESGLKEWVTAVVKLEVSEEMGGADVHFEAFQMSDVCIRLFKEGWFDTEIKEDHDPKLSIMKKDVVVGVKDTKEVDNDFFLVVVKISDHQGPLSSAFPVENRNTQVTAQALKNHLERTKNLPFVKRISDFHLLLVLSRVLDVSADVPALTECVQTQSAVPEGYQILIESMASAA; this is encoded by the exons atgatgcTAAGAATCCGAAGCCGCGATGGTCTAGAACGAGTAAAAATCGATAACCCAAACACAACAACAGTTTCAGAACTGAAATCAATCATCGAAAAACAATTACGTATTCCAACACATAACCAAACCCTATCAATTAACCAAAACCTTTTACTAGCTAAATCACAACAAGATCTTCTTCGATTCACCGATATGTCAAACCCTAACACTCCTTTAACAGCGTTAAACCTTTCTCACGGTTCAATTCTCTTTCTAGCTTACGAAGGTGAACGTAACGTTCCCGGTCCAACCGCTTTTAGTCCTGCCGGTTCATTCGGTCGAAAGATGACTATGGATGATCTTATCGCTAAACAGATGCGTGTTTCTAGACAAGAGAATCCGCATTGTGAATTGGTTTCATTCGATCGCGATTGCGCCAATGCGTTTCAACATTATGTTAATGAAACCCTTGCTTTTGCTGTTAAAAGAGGTGGGTTTATGTATGGGACTGTTTCTGAGGTTGGTAAGGTTGAGGTTGATTTTATATACGAACCGCCACAACAAGGTTCGGAGGAGAATCTCGTGTTTTTTAGGGATCCGGAGGAAGAGAAATATGTGGAAGCGATTGCGGTTGGGTTAGGAATGAGAAGGGTTGGGTTTATTTTTACTCAGACTGTGAGTCAGGATAAAAAGGATTATACTTTATCTTATAGGGAAGTGCTTCAGGCTGCTGAGTATCATGCTGAGAGTGGATTGAAGGAATGGGTTACCGCGGTTGTGAAGCTTGAGGTGAGTGAGGAAATGGGTGGTGCTGATGTTCATTTTGAAGCTTTTCAGATGAGTGATGTGTGTATTAGGTTGTTTAAGGAAGGTTGGTTTGATACTGAGATTAAGGAAGATCATGATCCTAAGTTGTCTATTATGAAAAAGGATGTTGTTGTTGGCGTTAAGGATACTAAAGAGGTTGATAATGATTTCTTCTTGGTTGTTGTCAAAATCTCTGATCATCAG GGACCTCTTTCATCAGCATTTCCCGTTGAGAACCGGAATACTCAAGTGACCGCGCAGGCGCTGAAGAATCATCTTGAACGGACTAAAAATCTTCCATTTGTGAAGCGAATTTCAGATTTTCATCTCCTCCTTGTATTATCGAGGGTGTTGGACGTGTCTGCTGATGTTCCTGCATTGACAGAATGTGTGCAGACACAAAGTGCCGTACCAGAAGGTTACCAGATCCTTATTGAGTCCATGGCTAGCGCTGCTTGA